Proteins encoded together in one Lepus europaeus isolate LE1 chromosome 13, mLepTim1.pri, whole genome shotgun sequence window:
- the TP53I3 gene encoding quinone oxidoreductase PIG3 isoform X1: MLAVHFDQPGGAENLYLKEVEKPSPGDGEVLLKVAASALNRADILQRQGGYPPPPGASSILGLEASGHVAELGPGCRGNWKIGDSAMALLSGGGQAQYVTVPEEFLMPIPEGLTLLQAAAIPEAWLTAFQLLHLVGEEVPPRSPRTVWLKPSVRNVQAGDTVLIHAGSSGVGTAAIQLARMAGAIPLVTAGSQQKLQMAEKLGAAAGFNYKEEDFSEAALKFTQGAGVNLILDCIGGPYWEKNVHCLAVDGRWILYGLMGGADINGPLFSKLLSKRGSLIASLLRSRNKKYKQMLVRAFTEQALPHFSTEGPQRLLPVLDRVYPATEIQEAHKYMEANKNVGKIVLELPH, from the exons ATGTTGGCCGTGCACTTTGACCAGCCTGGCGGCGCAGAAAACCTCTACCtgaaggaagtggagaagccgagcCCGGGCGACGGGGAAGTCCTGCTGAAGGTGGCGGCCAGCGCCCTGAACCGGGCCGACATTCTCCAG AGGCAGGGTggctaccccccacccccaggagccagcagcattTTGGGACTCGAGGCATCTGGacatgtggcagagctggggcctggctgCCGGGGGAATTGGAAGATTGGCGACTCGGCTATGGCTCTGCTGTCTGGAGGGGGCCAGGCTCAGTATGTCACTGTCCCGGAAGAGTTCCTCATGCCCATCCCAGAAGGACTGACCttgctccaggctgcagccatTCCTGAGGCCTGGCTCACGGCCTTCCAGCTGTTACACCTCGTGGGTGAGGAGGTTCCCCCACGCTCACCCCGCACAGTGTGGCTCAAGCCCTCCGTGA GGAATGTTCAGGCTGGAGACACGGTGCTGATCCATGCAGGATCCAGTGGTGTGGGTACAGCTGCCATCCAACTTGCTCGGATGGCGGGGGCCATCCCTCTGGTCACAGCTGGCTCCCAGCAAAAGCTTCAGATGGCAGAAAAGCTTGGAGCAGCTGCCGGCTTCAATTACAAAGAGGAGGATTTTTCTGAAGCAGCCCTGAAATTCACCCAAG GTGCTGGAGTAAACCTTATTCTAGACTGCATAGGCGGCCCCTACTGGGAGAAGAATGTCCACTGCCTGGCTGTTgatgggcgctggattctctaTGGCCTGATGGGAGGAGCCGACATCAATGGGCCACTGTTTTCAAAGCTACTTTCTAAACGAGGAAGTCTGATCGCTAGTCTGCTGAGGTCCAGGAACAAAAAG taCAAGCAGATGCTGGTGAGAGCTTTCACGGAGCAAGCTCTGCCCCACTTCTCCACGGAGGGCCCCCAGCGTCTACTGCCGGTTCTGGACAGAGTCTACCCCGCGACTGAAATCCAGGAGGCCCATAAGTACATGGAAGCTAACAAGAACGTGGGCAAAATCGTCCTGGAGCTGCCACACTGA
- the SF3B6 gene encoding splicing factor 3B subunit 6 → MAMQAAKRANIRLPPEVNRILYIRNLPYKITAEEMYDIFGKYGPIRQIRVGNTPETRGTAYVVYEDIFDAKNACDHLSGFNVCNRYLVVLYYNANRAFQKMDTKKKEEQLKLLKEKYGINTDPPK, encoded by the exons ATGGCGATGCAAGCGGCCAAGAGGGCGAAC ATTCGACTTCCACCTGAAGTAAATCGGATTTTGTATATAAGAAACTTGCCATACAAAATCACAGCTGAAGAAATGTATGATATATTTGGGAAATATGGACCTATCCGTCAGATCAGAGT GGGGAACACACCTGAAACTAGAGGAACAGCGTATGTAGTCTATGAAGACATCTTTGATGCCAAGAACGCATGTGATCACCTGTCAGGGTTCAACGTTTGTAACAGATATCTTGTGGTTTTATACTACAATGCCAACAGG GCATTTCAGAAGATGGACACAAAAAAGAAGGAGGAACAGTTAAAGCTTCTCAAGGAAAAATACGGCATCAACACAGATCCACCAAAATAA
- the TP53I3 gene encoding quinone oxidoreductase PIG3 isoform X2 has protein sequence MLAVHFDQPGGAENLYLKEVEKPSPGDGEVLLKVAASALNRADILQRQGGYPPPPGASSILGLEASGHVAELGPGCRGNWKIGDSAMALLSGGGQAQYVTVPEEFLMPIPEGLTLLQAAAIPEAWLTAFQLLHLVGNVQAGDTVLIHAGSSGVGTAAIQLARMAGAIPLVTAGSQQKLQMAEKLGAAAGFNYKEEDFSEAALKFTQGAGVNLILDCIGGPYWEKNVHCLAVDGRWILYGLMGGADINGPLFSKLLSKRGSLIASLLRSRNKKYKQMLVRAFTEQALPHFSTEGPQRLLPVLDRVYPATEIQEAHKYMEANKNVGKIVLELPH, from the exons ATGTTGGCCGTGCACTTTGACCAGCCTGGCGGCGCAGAAAACCTCTACCtgaaggaagtggagaagccgagcCCGGGCGACGGGGAAGTCCTGCTGAAGGTGGCGGCCAGCGCCCTGAACCGGGCCGACATTCTCCAG AGGCAGGGTggctaccccccacccccaggagccagcagcattTTGGGACTCGAGGCATCTGGacatgtggcagagctggggcctggctgCCGGGGGAATTGGAAGATTGGCGACTCGGCTATGGCTCTGCTGTCTGGAGGGGGCCAGGCTCAGTATGTCACTGTCCCGGAAGAGTTCCTCATGCCCATCCCAGAAGGACTGACCttgctccaggctgcagccatTCCTGAGGCCTGGCTCACGGCCTTCCAGCTGTTACACCTCGTGG GGAATGTTCAGGCTGGAGACACGGTGCTGATCCATGCAGGATCCAGTGGTGTGGGTACAGCTGCCATCCAACTTGCTCGGATGGCGGGGGCCATCCCTCTGGTCACAGCTGGCTCCCAGCAAAAGCTTCAGATGGCAGAAAAGCTTGGAGCAGCTGCCGGCTTCAATTACAAAGAGGAGGATTTTTCTGAAGCAGCCCTGAAATTCACCCAAG GTGCTGGAGTAAACCTTATTCTAGACTGCATAGGCGGCCCCTACTGGGAGAAGAATGTCCACTGCCTGGCTGTTgatgggcgctggattctctaTGGCCTGATGGGAGGAGCCGACATCAATGGGCCACTGTTTTCAAAGCTACTTTCTAAACGAGGAAGTCTGATCGCTAGTCTGCTGAGGTCCAGGAACAAAAAG taCAAGCAGATGCTGGTGAGAGCTTTCACGGAGCAAGCTCTGCCCCACTTCTCCACGGAGGGCCCCCAGCGTCTACTGCCGGTTCTGGACAGAGTCTACCCCGCGACTGAAATCCAGGAGGCCCATAAGTACATGGAAGCTAACAAGAACGTGGGCAAAATCGTCCTGGAGCTGCCACACTGA